The sequence below is a genomic window from Schistocerca gregaria isolate iqSchGreg1 chromosome 5, iqSchGreg1.2, whole genome shotgun sequence.
GCCAATGTGGAAGAGAACAGTATAAAGGAGACAGGATTTTAGTACAAGAGATTTTTATGAAAGATGACTGACTAAGTATGTgttagaaatacaacagaagacattGGCATAGCATGGAACAACATCAGACAATATCTTATAAGAACGATATGGAATACTGAAAGAGACattaagagaaaaagaaaatgctTTTTGAATTTAATATCAAATGACTCAGAAGAATCAAGAGAAAAACACAAATAACAACGAAAGAAATCAAAAACGGTTGTAAGGAGTGTTGGAATAGGTTTGTCACTCAAACAGAAAACGATGTGCAAGGGTGTACAGACTTCTGTTATAAATTGTTGTTGAGAAACCTGAATAAGATGGAGAGAGATAATGTGAAGACAGTTATAACAGAAAGTCAGGGTTCGgtgaaaaatcataaaaatcattGGTGCACTAATAATCAGTTGATTGAAGAAGAGGAGATGATTGAAACAAATAGCTTGATCCAATTCCAGAAATACTACGGCAATAACTATTTATACATTTGATAAATACCCGCTGGCTTGGAAACAGGATACTGGAGCAGTGGAGGGGAACAAATCTAGTAGAAGTCTTCAAGACAGGACTTACATCCAGCATAAAAGTTATGGAGGAAAATAACTATCATGAACAAAGGATAGAAAATATACACTAAGATACTTAATGCTCATTTGCAATCCATAGCAGAGACCATGTTATCTGAAGATCAGTATGGGTTGAGGACAGAAAGATCTTTCTTAAGTAatgtacacacaacaaaaacaagaaTGCAAAAGTGTAGAGAATATAAGCTTCTGATATATACATCACAGTCATTGATTTTAAAAAGGTGTTCGACAGGGTAGACAGGAATATACAATAGGAAATTTTACAAATACATGGGCACTGTGAACATCTAACATCAGCAATAAAGAGCCTGTATTTGAACATACAGATAGTTCTGCAGGAAGGAAGAGATCATCAGATATTCATTATAAACTAAACAGTCAGATATAACTATACCCTTTCCCTGATACTTGAAACACTATTATCGATTTCACCTTACTTATCTCATATAATATCtttgtttgcttgtgtttcatttaatctctgtagcaccatattctttgatgtaacatctatgaaactatcttgttaataATTTATGTTACTATAGATAATGCATATATGTAATTTCGGAAGCAATGCTCTGCAAAAGTTCTGAAATATTCAAATTATTCTTGTGGAATTGCTTCGTGCTTAAAGAAAGTTTCTTTGTGATCATGTTAAACCTGGAAGTAACTCCCTCCGCCAAGAAACTGGCTTGGCAGGAACGGAAAAGGTGGATTTCGCAAGAGTCCTTTCTGTTGCAAGTCAGTTGGTGGTTAGCCAGCAAACTGTTTTTGAGCTGAATGAGGCAGAAGGAGCAATAAGAGTAATGAATATTGCTTCGGATGTGGAAGACTTTTGGCTTATTTTTCATGGCATACATTGGTTACCTCTGAACTACAAATATCCGGCACTAAGAAGAGCATTTTCAGAGCTTGTTATACGAAAGGAGCTGTGACTACTTTTCTGCCTTTTTTAGTTGCCACAAAAGATCGCCACAACCATCACCTTCATCTCAAATAATCAGATGAATGCTGTAAAATTGAATTGatcagttatttagtttcttacTAAAATAATAACAGTGTTTTGTTCGAACTTCATGTTGAGACCTATATTTTAAACTTGACTCATTTACCTAGGCAGGGTCATTTACCAAGTGCCACAAAGTGTTTCCAACTATCCTACGTAACTTAACTGAAAAGTAATTGCTTTAATGAATAATGTTTGATAACTTTTGTTGAGCAGGAGATTTCTTTAACATTCAGTGAGTCTTTTTTCTGAAGTACTCTAGGTGATTTTTATGGAAAAATAGGTGAAGTTATaccgaaatataattacaaaaggaAGATCAAAAGTATTTTGTTTAGATGTCATTGTTAGTGCAGTAATAAAAGTATTTGCATCAAACTTATTCTTCAAAGTAGTTACTGACTAATAAATGGGAAGGTCTAGCACATGGAAATTAATGTACAGCTTTGTAgcagtgtttacattttcacgttgtaacagtgattacattttcacgtatctGTAGTTAAAAGTGTTTTTCATATTGTGGTTTGAAGGAAGTGCTCAGCTTTAGTCTGAGTCCCTGGAAGATCCTCATGTCGAAGTTAGTTGTGCCCCACCACCAGTAATCAATTGCATGTAACGGTCATTAACTTACGTGCTTTAAAGTGTGAACAGTAAGTCTTATTGAGACCCAGTTGTTGCCAATAGGTTTCATGTTCCTTCTGCCTAGTTCATATCAAATCACTGTTAAAATGCTTGCTAAGTTGTGCTACTGTTTGATATCCTATTTCAGTACCTAATTTCAATATCAAGTAAAGTCAATACCTATCGTTAATTTTCTTTATGAACAGTTAAGTACTTGGCACAAGTTTGGCTAATTAGGGTGGCGAGCGTTTTCTTTTAAATAATTGGAGTTTCTTTCATAACTAATAGAACTTTGGTGTGAATGTCGTTTGTTCTGCTGCTGCTAGTCTTTCGTGAAACAAAAACTGTCCAGTACCTGTCCGTTTCACACAATCACTGTCAAATTAAATTCCTTTCAAAGGAGtaacattatcctcgtattgcgaATTTAATATAGCCAGTAGTGTTATACAGTGTTTAATATACATTTATATGGCACCATTCGTTTGTGGCAATTTAGTTCCATCAAAATTTGTTGACCCAGGAGAAACCACACTTGTTAATATGCTGCTATCTCATGACGACCTGCTGCTTATAGACAAAAAAGAAGATGGATTGCAAAGAACGTTACATAAGTTGCACCTCTACTCAACTCAATATAATCTGAATACTTCCATAAGCAAAATAAACATGATGGCGTTCATAGTAAGAAACCCCTTAAAGCCCAAATAAAGGATAAATAACCAGATAATTCAACAAGACCCTAGCTACTGTGACTAAAATATGTCATTTAACGGCAATAGGAACATGAATATTAAATAAGTTCCAAATGATATGTAGCACTATGGGGTGAACATTAAAGAACAATATCCGTAAAGACGTCCAGCTTAAATTCTATAATATAATGGCTGTCCCTAGGCTGCTTAATGGAATGAGTCATGgataacagagagaaagagagagagagagttaaaagcagcgaaaataaaatttcaaaaatctgTAAAAAGATGTTCTAAAGAAGACTGATTTATAAATAAAGAGACCAGAGAAGTGTTGCAAATGTGTAACCTAAATGATAAAATACAGCGACATAAAAGTGGAAATATTATTTGGACCATATTTATGAAAGAAGTAGATGTAAGCCAGTCGGAGGAAGAACCGTGGGAAGCCCAAGGAAAGACGAGAATAAATTATGTAAAACCAGGATAGGTTACGAAGGGCTAAGCCTTGTtgggaagaagaagagaagaacaaAACGCTGATAAAGGAGACTTACGTTCAGCACTCTTCTGCCCAGTTATTGAGAAGCTGTCATCAACATATCCAATGTTCTTCAACTGAATCATCAACTGCATGAAGTCCTTCCTAATGACGCCTGTCTTCTCTCGGTGTTTGACTGTGTCATCAACGACGCGTGTAAAGTATTCTGTGATGTCCTTTGGTGTGAAGGCTATTGGCAGCAGGTTGCGCAATTTGGGATTAGAGAATCCCAGGGCCTGAGTCAGGTAAGAACGGACAGATGGCTTGAAGAAGCGCCGTCCCCATTGCCGGAACTCCGCCTCGGGGTTGTGCTGGCTGTCAACGTCGATGCCGAAGGCGCAGGAAGCAATGACGTCGGTGGAGTAGCGGGCAATCAGCTCGCGGACTTCCACAACGCTACCAGCAGGTGTGACGTCAGCCAGAACCCGCGCGCAGTCGAGCACTATGCCGAACATGGCGCGCATTTTTCCCGACGTGAACGTGggggacagcttctgtcgcagaccCTTCCACTTGGTTCCTCCAAGGAAGAAGAGGTGCGCCGTCAGGTGGTCTGTCTCCTCGTCTACGTAGATGCCCCGGTCGGGAAAGTAGTTGAAATCCTTCACTATGATCGTTTTGATCAGCTCTGGATCCCTCACAACAAGAAGAGGGTTGTTTAATGAGTAAATACCCACTACGTCCTTGCCTTCTGTTTCAAAATAAACGTCTTTCATATCTTCACCCGGACATTTCCTCATTAGTGTCGTGTTCCAGCCATTACCTAGTGGAAAAGACGGCTCCAGGTATGGCAGACCCTTCTTCTTCCAGTAGGTGTAATTGATTTTGAAGGTAACGTACAGTACTGCGAAAACTGTTGACAGTACAGCCaacatttcagtcacccatgaatcGAAGAAGATAGCCATTTTGGTTCCTATGGAGAAGAAACAATAGATTAGAAGATTAATATGATTGGATTATATGCATTACATTACTTACTACTTATATGACTTGCTGCGTTGCTCAAACAAGTGACCGCCACAACCATGTAAAATAGTGAAGCTGACCATTAACTGTATTTCAGTGACTGTATAAGTTTGTTGGCTTACATTCAGTATCTatataaattaaaaagtaaatGTTTGTTATTCCAGAATAGTGTATCCCCAAACGTTCTAGACCGATTGCTAAGaagttttgacacaacgttgctttCAAATACAGAAGTGTTATTTGGTACCtatttctttaatatattacaTACAATACTTGTGTATCTTTGTGAGACTTTTTGTAAAAATGCATCCCTGTTATTAAATTGACATACGTTTATGCATTACATACATTtaaaatggataaataaaaaagCACATGCATATTCCAATAGAACGCTGttccaaaatttcaaagcaatcagttAAAACTGTCGGAGATTTGCGACTAGGAACATCAACAtttcctatataaataaaaatgtagatgttCGTTACTACAAAAACTTAAATTTTCGAAACACTTTgtggattgctttgaaattttgacacaacgttgcgttCGAATACTTAAGTGTTTTTATAAACCTGCTGGAACACCATCGGGTAATAGgtaatatatatgtaataaaagagGAATAGTTATAAAAATGTACATGTTGGATTGTTCAAAATCATTAACCTCGGACATTTGTTGGCCTATTGCTCTATCCAACATTGCTTTCTGTTTTAGAACTGTAGATTATTTGTGATTACACTACAGATGTTATGGAACAAACATCAAAAACAAATTTGAAGCTGGTACCTTAGAATTTCTCCCCTCTTTAGCAACAAACTTTTGTGTGAGAAGGAAACTACTATAAATGTGTAAATGTCATACTATGAAATTATTCCGTTACTCACGTGAGAATGTCTCAAGTAATGGCTTGTAAATGAACAACTACGTTCTAAACTAATCACCATTAACTCAAACGTAAACGAAACTAAGACTGAAAACTATAGAAATAGCTCTTAGCACGAAATGATTACCGTGATTTAAGTAAATACAATTTTCTTACAGTGTGAAGAACGTATAAATCTCCTGGCTGGGTAGAACAGGTCGCCACCATTTTAATGGGTGACAAAGCAGATATTCATGCAGAATTTGTGGACGATAGTAAAAATATGATTGATGAAACATTAATTAATAATATATgacagaaatatttaaaattttcattgagTAAAAGACAACCACCTAAGTTGGAGAAAGCAGTGTTACTGACAAAATGATGGCAGCTGCAACGACATCGGATTTCCTCACATTTTCCTCCAAATCCTTTACGCCAGTGAAAACTGAATATAATACAGTGGATCTCAATCTCTTCTTGCACAGTCTGATGGGCGTAATTTTTCTACAAGTCGTATCGAAAATCCGTCATTCAATGAGCGTTAGAGCAGCTCAGTTTTCTACATTCATATTCGCACGTATGTATACATGTATGAATATTATCTTATGAAATTATTTCGTTAATCACAGTATAACCTCTCTGGTAATGGCTTGGAAATGAACGAATCCGGTCGAACTACTCACAATTAGCTTACATGTTAATGTGTCTAAGCAAGTTAAGGAAATGGTAACGCTAAATAAatgttgctgattcttctgccaacGCAGTTTTGGAATTCCATATCAGTAGCGTTCTCTTGTTAAAGAGAGCCACATGCACCAGCACTACTCTGTTTCAGAGAGATTTTCTTTTGTTTGGCCATCTTACTTAATAAATTTCCTGTTCATGATATTTCTTTTAACTTTACCGTTTTGCATTCAATTACTATTATATTGGTCGAGTCACCATTCTTTTTCTGATACTTTATCTCCTTTATGCTATTCTTTGGCTCGTAGTCAGTCCCTTGTATTAAGACGTTCTGATTATCCTTTTTATTACTTCAAGGTTTATGTAATTTTTTAACTTAAGCACTGGCAATTTTTTTACCTAGCGCCGTTATTCCtggtctgaaatattacttttactGCCACAACTATTTCTTCAAATAAGAATATTTCTCCTTTATTAccttcctttttatattttatatctagCGTATTGTTTTCCCATGGATCTGTTATTCCACCCTGTCCTTCTTAGAATTTAGAAGATAGAACAACGCCTGATACCTTTACTGGATCGAGAGTTACAAAgaagttcttttatttttcttcattacaTTTTACATTATGAAGCACAGCATAAGAATTGTTTCCCCGATGTCACTACCTTTTTGCAAAGAAAAAACGTATCAGAATTTTGGGTGTGGGGAACCCTCCAAGTTCCATACATTACTTACTACAAGTTTTCTCGCAAATGCCCCTGGCATCTGCATTAGAACAGCATAGAAAAACCTCTATTCTGCATTATGGTTAACTGGCTTATGACGTAAATGCATTGCTCAGGTTTGACGCTGGATCGTACTGTGTAAAACGCTCATCATTTTATCGATGCAACCGCTCGACATATCCAGGTCGTGGTTGTTGCTGCAACTACCACCGTCTGAGGATGTCGACCTGCTGCATCCaggaaatattgtgcggtttactCAATACGGTCGGGAAACCCGAGCAGTGTATTTGCAAACAGATTCGTGTGGAAATCACAAGTCACATCTGTATTGTGATCTTCGTGATAGATCGTACTTACGTAGTTTCACAAATTCTCTTAACTTTCTTACATCTATGCCTGCATTTTATATCTGCTGAAAGAGAGATTGTACATTGCTCTGTTAAAGACTgttaaactattattattattattgtgaatacTATAGCGTTTTTATTACGTATTCAAGTTTACAGCGAAAAAGTAATGTAACACTCATTTTCTCTTGGTACGTTAATTTTCTCATCGATTCCGTTGCTATTTCTGCCATTCTCTTCGCTAGCGTACTGCCTCTTTACGCTTCACACCACACGTGAAATAGTCTCAAATCTTCGTGTACGCTGTTTAGTGACGACTGAGGTAATGTCTGAGTCAGTGCCAAAGAGGACTGCTCAACTCCACTGAAAGCTGCACGTGACTGTGCAGAACGTttgcatctagatctacatctacatctacgctccTTAAGCCACGTTAGGATGTATGTTGAAGGATACCTCTATTCTTTTACTCCTTGCCTGAAGTGcttaggaagaacgactgccgataaAGCTCTGAGTGAGCTCTGATTTTTGTGACATTTTTCGTCTTGGCCGTTACGCCAGACAtatatgggaggaagtagtatgttcGCTCTGTGAATATCCACCGAAGCCTCTTCCGTGATACAGAACACCTCTATTGTAGTGACTGCTACTGGAGATTATTGAGGATCTGCTAAACGACTTCACGCTTGCTAATCGATTACATGACGAAACGCGGCACTCTTCATTGGATCTACTGCGTGTCTCTTTCGCAAGAAAGACGCCAAACTGATGAAAAATACGCAGTGCCGAAACAGCATTTCTTTCACGTCGCGTGTCTCTTGTCTTGCATCTATGCTTTTATGAGTCACAAATAATAACAGCATATACGTGTTCAGGTTTTTCCATAATAATCGTTCTGTTAAATTTTGTTTGAGAAAACAGAAGCTGTTACACATATGTGTTACTTGAAGGTTCTGTTTtcagctgaaatgaaatgaaatgagcctatggcattcgggggagttcggccgccgtattgcaagtcctcttcagttgacgccacatcggtgacttgcgagtcaatgatgaagaaGTACACAGACCACCCAGTctcgtgccgggaatcgaacccgggccccctgtgtggtaggtggtaacgctaccgctacgctacggatgcGGGCTGTTTTCAGCTACTCGAAGTTCGTAGGCCCGATAATTTTGACCTATACGCTTCATTTATAATAAGGCcaaaaaacatacaaaacaaaatatttttgtaaaaaaactgTATACAATCCATTAACCAGTAAGATAATCAGTGACAGAAAAAAGAATACAACTTTCCGAGTCTAGGGTTACATCAGGACAAAGTCTACTGCTTCCATTTCAGTAAAAATATTCCAACAAACGAGGTGGAAGTAAAATACCTGAATGTGAATGCTGTTCTGCCTCACATGAATTTTTATTCAGAAGCTTCGTGGAAAGGATCACATGTTTGTGACGTTCCTACTGATTGCTTACTACACGCACTGTGGCTCAAGCTCACGTCATTCGTCATAAAGAGAAACAGCGAAAGTACTGCTGTGGTAACCTGGACGTGCACGGGAACAAATGTGCGGGATGAAGCGCCAAGTTTGGGCAAGTGTTTTTTGAGCCACAGAGAAGTATGACAGCACCAAGTAACAAGTTGGGGCAGTATAGGAACCATTTATGAAATGTATTTCAGCAGTGTAAGCGAGTAAACTTGAGCGCATTCAGAAAACAAAAAGCGAGTTTGCATACACTACACGATGAAAGCAAGCCTTGGAAAAGCCTAGTGTCGACGTCCACGAAGACGAAACGTTCCGGCACCGAAGCAAAATTTCTCTAGTTAATTCGGAAGTACAACGGTGCCCATAAGCTACGAACGAAAACACAGAGAGCGGGCAATAGATTCGTAGTTCCACGTAACTACGATTAATATTATCCCGTGCCCAGTACCAGTAAAATTTTATAGCCACTAGGTAGCTGTATAATGAACACAGGAACGCATGATAGGACGGTTACTACCTGTCTTGTCAGTTCGTAAAAGCATTTGTTATGCGGAAGAGAAACCTGGTTTTATACTAGACCCACACTTTGAgattttaaataaactaaaaataaaataactttgagAATATGTGCCGTAAATATCACCATATCACAAGAACTGAATTGCCTCCTGCGCATTGGTAGTTCATCACTTGAATATGAGTGCGGTAATTCTCACTAACAGCAAAGATAAATATTTTCATCCCATTAACATAGTCCAATCTGATGAAACGCTACATTTTATGACAAATTTTAAAGTTTGTGTGATGGAACACTCTAGCTTCGAATTTTACTCACTAACTGACAGCTTGATTAAATTGTTTAAGCAATGCTCCGATTCCAATTTGATGTAATGGTAATAGAAGTACATGCATACGTGTGTTTAGTACAAGCGAAAGAAAACTGGCAAGAGTGCAAACGAGTGGCTCGCAGAACGAAAGATGCTGTGATACCAGGATAGGCCAGTACTTGCCTGTTGCCGACACAGCTGCAGTTGTGGACCACTGTGCGATGGATTCTGCACGCAGCTTATATACGCGGCTCAAGGTTCATCTTCGCGAGTCTCGTATCTCCATGTGACAAAGTACGAGATGTGGAGACGCCCGCGCCTCAGCAGCACTTAAAGCTTTACATCTGAGCACATGTCACGTTCTGCACAGGTGACTGACAGGGAATGCAAACACCTGTGCTCGAGATTCGCCGCGGTTACACCCGCTACTGAACAGCTTTGCGAGGACCGTGTGGGTGCCTCCTGTGATGTCGCACATCCACATCTGAACTCCTCAAGCCGCCGTACGGTGTATTGGGAGGGTACATGGTTTACTAGCACCATCTTATCCTGTCCTGTTGTGTTTGTAGATGAGGAGCGAGAATACAAAAGAATCTTGTGTGCCGCTCTGAATTTGCTCGATTTTGCTTAATCTCTCCATCACAAAACGAGACTGCGACTTAATCATAAGACTTGGGTGGGATTTgtagaaattctttagaaaaggtAAGTGTTTTAAGGGGGTGTTTCAGACATTCGCCTGGCAACTAGAGTAAACGAATCGAAAATCTTTGCCAGAACCAAGGACTGGCCtttgaaaatagttttttttttcttttgtactctTCTCATTCTCCAGTCCTAGAGGTGGAGTGGGCTGTTCGAGATTAAAGAACCACCTTTCTGTTCAGCCAGTTATCATCAAACAAGTTGATAGTGCGGCAAATAGGGAATCCCAATTGAGAATAAATGGGAGGGGGCTCACCAGTCCCGGCATACGCCTTACAACCAAGCGAAATCTTGCGAAAACTTTGGTCGGAACCGGGGGTCGGaacttcccgatgagctagagacCTGAAGCTTTCATGATAGATCAGAACAGGACGACAGTGTAAAATTCATtcgcttttttgtttgtttgtttgtttggtgtaGGACAGAGGGCGCTTTGTTCTCCTGTCCGTCTAATGTTCAGTGCACAACAATTTTAAACTAGCTATCGGATTAGCTGCAGACTTAAACCTTTCAAAATGGCTTGGAAGCGGATGCAAAGCAATATTAATTCGATTTCTTGTCGGGTGTGTAGCGGAaggtattttatttttctgtctgtctgatgtttggtacaaattttgcctACGGTATTCAGCTTATACATTAGTTCACACTTGCAAAAGTACGTCTTCAGTGTTTCACGTTTAATAGTTCTGTGGCAAAATCTCGTGTAATTTCCTCAGCAGCTTCGAGAATTAATTTGTAATTGCGACCGATAGCGTATATACATGTATATCGATAACCCTTGAAATATCGACTGAAATGTGATGGACACTTTTAATTAATTAAGACTATGGCAAGATTCAA
It includes:
- the LOC126273349 gene encoding cytochrome P450 6k1-like — protein: MAIFFDSWVTEMLAVLSTVFAVLYVTFKINYTYWKKKGLPYLEPSFPLGNGWNTTLMRKCPGEDMKDVYFETEGKDVVGIYSLNNPLLVVRDPELIKTIIVKDFNYFPDRGIYVDEETDHLTAHLFFLGGTKWKGLRQKLSPTFTSGKMRAMFGIVLDCARVLADVTPAGSVVEVRELIARYSTDVIASCAFGIDVDSQHNPEAEFRQWGRRFFKPSVRSYLTQALGFSNPKLRNLLPIAFTPKDITEYFTRVVDDTVKHREKTGVIRKDFMQLMIQLKNIGYVDDSFSITGQKSAEQKSKTLTTKEVAAQAWVFFLAGFETSSTTVSFCLYELSRHPDIQKKLQEEIDDVLKKNNGDVTYDIIMTEMPYLEKVVNDNN